From Sinorhizobium sp. B11:
ACATGAGCGTTACGGGTGGGTGAGGTCCGGTGCCGCGCAGCGGCAGCAATCGATCCAGTGAATCGATTGCCGGACCGAACGCCCGAAGCCATGCGAAGGGCCGGCAAAGGCCGGTGCCGCCCAGCGGCAGTAATCGATCCCGTGAATCGATTGCAGGACCGAACGCCGGCAGCCATGCGAAGGGTCGGCAAAGGCCGGTGCCGGCTGTGATCGACAGCCACGCCCCGACGATGGAGGCCCGCCGCACCGACAGGCTGTTGCTGCGCCCGCCGACGTTGGAGGATCTTCCTTTTCTGACGGAACTGTTCGCAAGGCCTGAACTGGTGGCGCATCGACCCGTGCCCCAGCCGGATAGCGCCGAGGAAAGTGCTGCACGACTGGCAAGGGACATGGCGCATTGGAAGCAGCATGGCTTTGGCCGCTTTGCAGTCGTCGCCGATGGTGAGCTGATCGGCTTTGGCGGAGTGACCGTGTCGAACGAGTTCGACGCTCTCAACCTTTCCTATCACCTCGATCCGCGAAGCTGGGGACACGGTTACGCAACCGAACTCGTTTCCGGCATTCTGGCCTTTGCCTTCGACGAACTGGGTGCCCGGCGGATTATCGGCCTGGTACGGCCGGCCAA
This genomic window contains:
- a CDS encoding GNAT family N-acetyltransferase; translated protein: MEARRTDRLLLRPPTLEDLPFLTELFARPELVAHRPVPQPDSAEESAARLARDMAHWKQHGFGRFAVVADGELIGFGGVTVSNEFDALNLSYHLDPRSWGHGYATELVSGILAFAFDELGARRIIGLVRPANPASRRVLEKCGFGFERELTLHGAPTNFYSLLSPSSG